One window of Bactrocera tryoni isolate S06 chromosome 2, CSIRO_BtryS06_freeze2, whole genome shotgun sequence genomic DNA carries:
- the LOC120769010 gene encoding protein grindelwald: MPFGSSASALALRFASLLLPTSLAVAKAASGGKTAASKDCHGKICRPVEEYCSNFLEGCDQCEYICNPESQNFHADSCARECADYKIYDPLKAEIHSIHEQQNTILILLIVLLTLIAARYIYKCICWLRRKRFCALLLKKLHKHHEAAGAGVNSKDMVIGATIPNVMAINGAMERAPSQIYSVTGAEGSVMTLTTPVSTRYPAENSTPSTTVTGEYSYDNQALAVTPVSEKPNGSVRAF; the protein is encoded by the exons ATGCCTTTCGGTAGTAGTGCCAGTGCGCTGGCATTGCGCTTTGCCTCACTGCTGCTGCCGACTTCGTTGGCCGTCGCCAAGGCAGCTTCGGGTGGCAAAACGGCTGCCAGCAAGGATTGCCATGGCAAGATTTGTAGACCAGTTGAAGAGTACTGCTCGAACTTCCTCGAAGGCTGTGATCAATGTGAATACATCTGTAATCCGGAATCGCAAAATTTCCATGCGGACAGCTGTGCAAGGGAATGTGCCG ATTACAAAATATACGATCCGCTCAAAGCCGAAATACACAGCATACACGAACAACAAAATACCATACTGATCCTGCTGATCGTGCTGCTCACGCTCATCGCCGCACGCTACATCTACAAGTGTATATGCTGGCTGCGACGCAAACGTTTCTGTGCGCTGCTGCTAAAGAAGCTGCATAAACACCATGAAGCAGCCGGCGCTGGAGTGAACAGCAAAGACATGGTCATCGGTGCTACAATACCGAATGTGATGGCCATAAATGGCGCTATGGAGCGGGCGCCATCGCAGATCTACAGCGTGACAG GTGCCGAAGGTTCGGTTATGACATTGACTACACCAGTGAGTACGCGCTATCCGGCGGAGAACAGCACTCCGTCAACAACTGTGACGGGTGAATACTCATATGATAATCAGGCGCTCGCCGTGACGCCTGTTTCGGAGAAACCAAATGGCAGTGTACGTGCGTTTTGA
- the LOC120769221 gene encoding chondroitin sulfate proteoglycan 4 codes for MLQLRWNVLCCTLVVAQLLCHSVDAMKVSLFGDGYITMPLQEAKMSTNIRVKFRTQQENAFLFLAAGRTDYCLMRLEGATISFTYKIDREVIQLRSPKKQRLNDLEWHDVAVQRYENNITLQVDGNIMRKTLPAEMSALNVHFGTFLGGVGDFPAEYLTDVVGFRGCISDVFYNNINIIKRAKERTGHTTSIGVTWTCSNEFDGTIKDGISFLNEDSFALMSKESNAAGESLAMQFRTMEPAGVLFFNGGYDFVLLEIEEEAVKLTFNKAGSLVQLSPNQSVSDGKWHRILLRYNAAMAELILDEVVYSGLHANDTKATINLEKSIFFGGVQEDMRRRLLNKGLLVNDLSFKGCMRGLQVNKVDLGFPQMKVSHHLAVNCVWKYPCVEHRPCLKSGICNQYGVDEFICYCDQSYCIKADYQGPFKIFTETSPELELLYVSPMQLLEGGTVFLSPHFIDVLIDKRKYPSLTDTSIAFHVVQQPKYGQLLQFSVEKNNFVQSRTFNLVDLSTDKVKYVHNGIENFNDHATLDMQVYGDIHKIPENILGKHRFLLHANVTPINDPPQLQIPINKILRVIEGIERVLDVDLFNIDDPDSVATALIYTIMPSTNPAEVYGRFVVNGIATMSFSQADVNAAKVSFLYNSTTTEAFSYQVLLHVSDGIETSDTVYLPVSVHPLELRLVNNTGLIMIHKSALPISSANLSVGTNTADENIDIRYDIVKPPQYGAIQRLRQVDSSWVNVDWFSDSQMLLGHIRYVHATEFPWQDEFKFVASYGFVTTQTFDFRITFTRLRINSAKPSSVMVNGTREFILTSDVLTYETVPIDTFPRNIIYKIVKPTKYGGIFVEGSRKYAKEMDSFTQQDIDKNRIRYKTHLTSYSNFIDYLEFVVSVAECDDVIGRLTIRYAPLESNTDKLTYQKREILLVQEGERALITKNHFEIRFNLYESLQFTVTETPKHGTLCRYDEPSAKVITITEFTLEQLFLNDVYYCHDDTESTEDVFDLLILSTDGTDLQFVADIDVRIKLINDNAPYRTAERVFHVVRGGYRTLSPDVLQYLDADVNTNRSDILYIHVSSTNGAFYKMGNFIDTFSQDDITNRRIAFQHKGPDVGTASFIVTDRQHEVNGLLEVHASDPFVSMLPTNASIVQEGKFVILRNKDFILETNLDMKLDEIYYEVIKPPAYGILMYLGRSRNGGNDTMTGQYKSANLTSLTNFTHLDIERDRLVYWNTEIASMDKLRYRVHIKNISAEGEVIMRIYPSAYWEPLQVKKNQTLNVEESTSVLISRDVLEVVHPNISPGDITFLVTSSPMHGYLEMQSMSFDDEYNCKVFDQSAINTEKMFYIQAGVNQSMDYFMFDVTNGITWLRNLMLKIVIIPEKLYMHTNVVSVVEGKTVQLSSSDIQPFSEYYRGKILEYIITIAPTSGYIMAANSKVKRFTQKQLDQGSIQYFHNGNENATDVMTLLATARNKESVPFELEFSVVPVNDEQPMVVTNTGLQVWSGGKYIIKYTDLMAQDYDTPADNITFIVNYIYGGYLAKRGDLQQKIDTFTQAQINNEEICFIHDSTSRRNEMSFMVTDGLFNTTDQLLNIAIRPVEILEERNTNLHVFPLTKKQILRDHLYFRCSDEGRDIYYNITVPPSLGRIVNEYSDNGFSKEVTGFTQNDIDNGRIFYEHTSVIMEFRINDSFYFDVVVDRSDRLLDQKFNVEISVSSGGLLRFLPVSKLQVDEGGSVPIKLDFSKILEYLKTRAGINNPELYIEATQKPMHGSIGLGHEFKAMQTFQPSDFLTKKVYYIHDHSDTLDDTILMSVYLSQYLAQGNIFLCNLTVPVSIKPINDQPFTLVTHFPQMTVVEGENQTITRNMLLTEDKDTPPDEIVYDVMSGPTLGVLKKISGDGHAEDLLAYSNQFTQADINNGRIVFVHFGTPQSTTFCFTVSDGQFNPAYEVFTIKIAPISLLPADYQYPVLVPQGATTTVMKLEHISLRTNVQQARLSYNITNSPLYGIIVYKHQPTLRFNQQQLETAQINYMQTDLNRSNDTFQVSAYVPGTIYTATVDVLVAVEPVIKITNISMVNELGKVRLQSVLVADNPLSLKLNKFNPKFVITRMPITGQLRKIIRSTGLAPESQNERSTNTFSYKELRSGVVYFVPNEAVELTVEDMDYFEYQLHIKTVQPAQSVVHIEYRAPQDTSGNKVTMASSEFSFNYVALLIVLIVLIVCILVVMLLLKIRYLRRDKADISKDQPPALPCPPDLTSVSPQHHHHHHHHHHYANSEADSVPATGASTPLPGFSNIPHCKIIPVESYKHDYPDYDPDEGDETDDAQQMMLPQRYNPYHMENDTWSSSCDMANDFGGYSTVPQSSAPTATPPSAPASNPLLRRNQYWV; via the exons ATGTTGCAGCTGCGTTGGAATGTCCTGTGTTGCACGTTGGTTGTGGCACAACTGCTTTGCCACAGCGTTGACGCTATGAAAG TTTCGCTCTTCGGCGATGGCTACATCACGATGCCGCTACAGGAGGCCAAAATGTCCACAAATATACGGGTGAAGTTTCGTACACAACAGGAGAATGCCTTTCTATTTCTGGCCGCGGGACGCACCGATTACTGCCTCATGCGGCTGGAGGGCGCCACAATTAGCTTTACCTACAAAATTGACCGCGAAGTCATACAG CTGCGCTCGCCAAAGAAGCAGCGTCTAAACGACTTGGAGTGGCACGATGTGGCGGTGCAACGCTATGAGAATAACATAACGCTGCAGGTGGATGGCAATATCATGCGCAAAACGCTGCCCGCCGAGATGTCCGCGCTGAATGTGCACTTCGGCACATTCCTCGGCGGGGTGGGCGATTTTCCCGCTGAGTATTTGACTGATGTGGTTGGCTTTCGAGGCTGCATATCGGAT GTATTttacaacaacatcaatatCATTAAACGCGCCAAAGAGCGCACGGGCCACACGACCAGCATCGGCGTGACCTGGACGTGCAGCAACGAATTTGATGGCACCATAAAGGATGGTATTAGTTTTCTCAATGAAGACTCGTTTGCTTTGATGTCGAAAGAGTCGAACGCTGCCGGCGAGTC TCTTGCAATGCAATTTCGCACCATGGAGCCGGCCGGTGTGCTCTTCTTTAATGGCGGCTATGACTTTGTGCTGCTGGAAATCGAAGAAGAGGCCGTTAAGTTGACATTCAATAAGGCTGGCAGTCTCGTACAGCTTTCGCCCAATCAAAGTGTCTCCGACGGCAAGTGGCATCGTATTTTATTGCGCTACAATGCCGCCATGGCGGAGCTGATACTCGATGAGGTCGTTTATAGCGGCCTGCATGCGAATGATACTAAAGCCACCATCAATTTGGAGAAGAGTATATTCTTTGGTGGCGTACAAGAGGATATGCGTAGGCGTTTGCTGAATAAAGGTCTGCTTGTGAATGACCTCAGCTTCAAGGGTTGCATGCGTGGTCTTCAAGTAAATAAGGTGGACTTAGGTTTTCCGCAAATGAAGGTGTCACATCATTTAGCCGTAAATTGCGTTTGGAAGTACCCGTGCGTGGAGCACAGACCATGTTTGAAGAGCGGCATTTGTAATCAGTATGGTGTCGATGAGTTCATCTGCTACTGCGACCAGTCTTATTGCATCAAGGCTGACTATCAAGGTCCTTTTAAG ATCTTTACCGAAACGAGTCCCGAGCTGGAGCTGCTCTACGTGTCTCCCATGCAATTGCTCGAAGGCGGTACCGTCTTTTTGTCGCCACATTTCATTGATGTGCTCATTGATAAGCGCAAGTATCCCAGCCTAACAGACACCTCGATTGCATTCCACGTGGTTCAACAGCCAAAATATGGCCAACTTTTACAGTTCTcggttgaaaaaaataattttgtgcagAGTCGCACCTTCAATTTGGTCGATCTCTCCACGGACAAGGTGAAATATGTGCACAACGGCATAGAGAACTTCAACGATCATGCTACGCTGGACATGCAGGTGTACGGCGATATACATAAGATACCAGAGAATATTTTAGGGAAACATCGCTTCCTTCTGCACGCCAACGTTACGCCCATTAACGATCCACCACAACTACAAATACCCATCAACAAAATTTTGCGCGTGATCGAAGGTATTGAACGTGTTTTGGATGTGGATCTTTTCAACATTGATGATCCCGATAGCGTGGCAACGGCTTTAATTTATACTATAATGCCTTCAACGAACCCCGCCGAAGTATACGGCCGTTTCGTCGTTAATGGCATAGCAACGATGAGTTTCTCACAAGCCGATGTCAATGCGGCGAAGGTGAGTTTTCTCTACAACTCAACCACCACCGAGGCCTTCAGCTATCAGGTGCTCTTACATGTCTCCGATGGCATTGAAACGAGTGATACTGTTTATTTGCCGGTTTCGGTACATCCATTGGAGCTACGTTTGGTCAACAATACTGGCTTGATCATGATACACAAGTCCGCATTGCCCATAAGTTCGGCCAATCTCTCGGTTGGCACCAATACTGCGGATGAGAACATCGACATACGTTACGATATAGTGAAGCCACCACAATATGGCGCTATACAGCGGTTGCGGCAGGTCGATTCGTCTTGGGTGAATGTCGATTGGTTCAGCGATAGTCAAATGTTGCTTGGACACATAAGATATGTGCATGCCACCGAGTTTCCGTGGCAAGATGAGTTTAAG TTTGTTGCATCTTACGGTTTTGTGACCACACAAACATTTGACTTCCGCATCACCTTTACACGTCTCCGCATAAATTCCGCGAAACCTTCAAGCGTCATGGTTAACGGCACACGTGAGTTCATATTGACCAGCGACGTATTGACCTATGAGACGGTGCCGATTGACACATTTCCACGGAATATAATCTACAAAATAGTAAAACCAACGAAATATGGTGGAATCTTTGTCGAAGGGTCGCGAAAATATGCAAAG GAAATGGACTCCTTCACCCAACAAGATATTGATAAGAATCGTATACGCTACAAAACACATCTCACCAGCTATTCCAATTTCATAGATTACTTGGAATTTGTGGTCTCCGTTGCTGAGTGTGACGACGTAATCGGTCGTCTGACAATACGCTATGCACCACTCGAGTCGAACACAGACAAATTGACTTATCAGAAACGTGAGATACTGCTGGTGCAAGAAGGTGAACGCGCTCTAATTACTAAGAACCACTTTGAGATACGTTTTAATCTCTATGAGAGTCTACAATTCACCGTGACTGAAACGCCTAAGCACGGCACACTTTGCCGCTATGATGAGCCATCCGCGAAAGTTATAACGATAACTGAGTTTACATTGGAGCAGTTATTTTTGAATGATGTCTACTACTGTCATGATGACACTGAATCCACTGAAGACGTTTTCGATCTGCTCATACTCTCCACCGATGGCACAGATTTGCAATTTGTAGCCGACATTGATGTACGCATCAAATTGATCAACGATAATGCACCCTATCGCACGGCGGAACGTGTTTTTCACGTGGTGCGTGGTGGCTACCGTACCCTCAGTCCCGACGTGTTGCAGTACTTGGACGCCGATGTGAATACAAACCGTTCGgatattttgtacatacatgttTCGAGCACGAATGGAGCCTTCTACAAGATGGGCAATTTCATAGACACCTTCAGTCAGGATGACATCACAAATAGGCGCATAGCTTTTCAGCATAAAGGACCCGATGTTGGCACGGCATCATTTATAGTGACAGATCGTCAGCATGAGGTGAATGGTTTGTTGGAGGTGCATGCCTCTGATCCATTCGTATCAATGCTGCCGACGAATGCTTCGATCGTGCAAGAgggaaaatttgttattttacgCAATAAAGATTTTATATTGGAGACTAATTTGGACATGAAGTTGGATGAGATCTATTATGAGGTGATCAAGCCACCAGCTTATGGTATACTCATGTATTTGGGCAGATCACGAAATGGTGGTAATGATACTATGACGGGCCAATATAAATCAGCGAATCTGACCTCGCTCACTAATTTTACACACTTGGATATTGAGCGTGATCGCTTGGTCTACTGGAACACGGAGATTGCGTCCATGGACAAATTGCG TTATCGCGTGCACATAAAAAACATCTCAGCTGAGGGTGAGGTGATCATGCGCATATACCCTTCAGCCTACTGGGAACCCTTGCAGGTGAAAAAGAACCAAACGCTTAATGTGGAGGAATCTACGAGTGTGCTGATCTCACGCGACGTACTGGAG GTCGTTCATCCCAATATCTCTCCGGGTGACATTACATTCTTGGTTACTTCTTCACCAATGCATGGCTATTTGGAAATGCAATCCATGTCTTTCGATGATGAATACAACTGCAAGGTCTTCGATCAGTCCGCAATAAATACAGAGAAAATGTTCTACATACAAGCCGGCGTTAATCAGTCCATGGACTATTTTATGTTTGATGTGACAAATGGTATTACTTGGCTGCGCAACTTGATGTTGAAAATAGTCATCATACCAGAGAAGCTTTATATGCATACGAATGTGGTATCCGTTGTTGAAG GAAAAACGGTCCAGCTGAGCTCTTCGGACATCCAGCCTTTCTCCGAGTATTATCGTGGCAAAATACTGGAATACATAATAACTATAGCGCCGACTTCGGGCTACATTATGGCAGCCAATTCCAAGGTGAAACGTTTTACTCAAAAACAACTGGATCAGGGCAGCATACAGTATTTCCATAATGGCAATGAGAATGCGACAGATGTTATGACATTATTAGCTACAGCAAGGAATAAAGAGAGCGTGCCATTCGAGTTGGAGTTCTCCGTGGTGCCGGTCAATGATGAACAGCCGATGGTGGTTACAAATACCGGACTGCAAGTGTGGAGTGGTGGCAAATACATCATCAAGTACACAGATCTTA TGGCGCAAGACTACGATACACCAGCTGATAATATAACCTTTATCGTCAATTACATTTATGGTGGTTATTTGGCCAAACGTGGcgatttgcaacaaaaaattgatacTTTCACTCAAGCACAAATTAACAACGAAGAGATTTGCTTCATACACGATTCAACATCGCGTCGCAACGAAATGTCATTTATGGTCACGGATGGGCTCTTTAACACCACCGATCAATTGTTGAATATCGCCATAAGGCCTGTAGAGATACTCGAAGAGCGCAACACGAATTTGCATGTCTTTCCGCTCACCAAAAAGCAAATTTTACGCGATCATTTATATTTCCGTTGCTCGGATGAAGGACGTGATATTTATTATAACATAACAGTACCGCCGAGTCTGGGACGTATAGTGAATGAATATTCAGATAATGGTTTCTCGAAGGAAGTTACCGGCTTCACACAGAACGACATCGATAATGGACGCATTTTCTACGAGCACACTTCGGTCATAATGGAGTTTCGTATAAACGATTCGTTTTACTTTGATGTGGTGGTCGATCGCAGCGATCGCTTGCTGGATCAAAAGTTCAATGTGGAAATATCCGTTTCTTCGGGTGGTCTACTGCGCTTTTTGCCCGTCTCGAAACTGCAAGTGGATGAAGGCGGCTCAGTGCCAATTAAATTGGACTTCTCTAAGATTTTGGAGTATTTGAAAACACGTGCTGGCATAAATAATCCCGAGTTATATATTGAGGCAACTCAAAAACCTATGCATGGTAGTATTGGACTTGGGCATGAGTTCAAAGCGATGCAGACTTTTCAGCCAAGCGACTTTTTGACTAAGAAAGTTTATTATATACACGATCACTCCGACACGCTGGATGATACGATTTTAATGTCGGTGTATCTGTCGCAATACCTAGCGCAAGG CAACATTTTTCTCTGCAACCTCACCGTGCCGGTTTCCATAAAGCCGATAAACGATCAGCCCTTCACACTCGTTACACATTTTCCACAGATGACCGTAGTGGAAGGTGAAAACCAAACGATTACGCGCAACATGTTACTTACCGAAGACAAGGATACACCACCCGATGAGATCGTCTACGATGTGATGAGTGGACCCACACTTGGTGTACTCAAGAAGATCAGTGGCGACGGACACGCTGAAGATTTGCTGGCATATTCGAATCAGTTCACACAAGCCGATATCAATAATGGACGCATTGTTTTTGTTCACTTCGGTACACCGCAGTCCACGACTTTCTGCTTTACCGTCTCTGATGGACAATTCAATCCGGCTTATGAGGTGTTCACCATCAAAATTGCGCCCATCAGCTTACTGCCAGCAGACTACCAATATCCGGTGCTGGTACCGCAAGGCGCCACCACTACCGTTATGAAGCTGGAACACATCTCTTTGCGCACGAATGTGCAACAGGCACGCCTGTCGTACAACATAACTAATTCACCACTATATGGCATAATCGTTTATAAGCACCAGCCCACACTGCGCttcaaccaacaacaactgGAGACGGCACAAATCAATTACATGCAAACGGATCTGAATCGCTCCAATGACACCTTCCAAGTGAGCGCTTATGTGCCGGGCACCATATACACCGCCACGGTGGATGTGTTGGTTGCCGTCGAGCCGGTTATCAAAATCACGAATATTTCTATGGTGAACGAATTGGGCAAGGTGCGCTTGCAGTCCGTGCTCGTCGCCGATAATCCACTCTCGCTGAAGTTGAACAAATTCAATCCGAAATTTGTCATCACACGCATGCCTATCACCGGCCAGCTACGGAAGATTATACGTAGCACTGGCCTAGCACCCGAGTCGCAAAACGAACGCTCCACCAATACGTTTTCGTATAAGGAACTGCGCAGTGGCGTTGTCTACTTCGTGCCGAACGAAGCGGTGGAGCTTACAGTGGAGGATATGGATTACTTTGAGTATCAGTTACACATTAAGACCGTGCAACCGGCACAGAGCGTAGTCCATATTGAGTATCGTGCGCCGCAGGACACCAGTGGCAATAAAGTCACCATGGCCAGTAGCGAGTTCAGTTTCAATTACGTGGCGCTGTTGATAGTGCTCATTGTACTCATAGTCTGTATCTTGGTGGTGATGTTGCTACTCAAGATACGTTACCTGCGTCGCGACAAAGCCGACATTTCGAAGGATCAACCACCAGCTTTGCCTTGTCCGCCCGATTTGACTTCAGTTAGTCCGCAACATCATCACCaccaccatcatcatcatcactaCGCCAACTCGGAGGCTGACTCAGTGCCCGCTACCGGCGCTTCCACGCCACTACCCGGTTTCAGTAACATACCACATTGCAAGATTATACCAGTTGAGTCTTACAAACATGACTATCCCGACTATGATCCCGACGAAGGTGATGAAACCGATGATGCTCAGCAAATGATGTTGCCGCAGCGTTACAATCCCTATCACATGGAGAATGATACGTGGAGTTCATCGTGCGATATGGCCAATGATTTTGGTGGCTATTCAACGGTACCGCAAAGTAGCGCGCCAACAGCAACACCGCCCTCAGCGCCGGCTAGTAATCCGCTCTTGCGCAGAAACCAGTACTGGGTTTAA